From one Lycium barbarum isolate Lr01 chromosome 6, ASM1917538v2, whole genome shotgun sequence genomic stretch:
- the LOC132644044 gene encoding uncharacterized protein LOC132644044: protein MGVLHEYELDSGQNINVDKSAFYMHKNVPSELSQEVKHTTGFTKGEFPFTYLGCPIFHARKQKLFYKEVMKKVRDKLHAWKGKLLSFGGKAVLISSVLQSIPIYLLSAMVPPKCNDPFHRYREFRENPQLQLFKNVFDSVILLKMANLIEPVVHIA from the coding sequence ATGGGGGTTTTGCATGAGTATGAACTTGATTCTGGTCAAAATATTAATGTGGATAAAAGTGCTTTTTATATGCATAAGAATGTACCTAGTGAATTAAGTCAAGAGGTTAAGCATACTACTGGTTTCACTAAGGGGGAGTTTCCTTTTACTTATCTTGGATGTCCAATATTTCATGCAAGAAAGCAGAAGCTTTTCTACAAGGAGGTAATGAAGAAGGTTAGGGATAAACTACATGCTTGGAAAGGAAAACTACTATCTTTTGGTGGAAAAGCAGTACTAATTAGTAGTGTTCTACAAAGCATTCCCATTTATCTATTATCAGCAATGGTTCCACCAAAGTGCAATGACCCGTTTCATCGTTACCGTGAATTCCGAGAAAATCCGCAACTTCAACTCTTTAAAAATGTCTTCGATTCAGTCATACTTCTGAAAATGGCTAACTTAATCGAACCCGTCGTGCACATTGCGTGA